From Chloroflexota bacterium, one genomic window encodes:
- a CDS encoding SUMF1/EgtB/PvdO family nonheme iron enzyme, with translation MSDHTTGSVNADGSEFHGPVVGVNLGTIIYGRQPEELERQRLVRYLEQLANSHRKMRVVGLSASRLESGIELASVYVMLAMQGHYRVVRELTIDELARQQQGTFKIPEELGADRCLPDQAIVTVNNNRSGEVALFRAELATETVAQHQHLVLCGVPGSGKSTFAKHLVWALAQRGLDQINQQTSLLGWADNLCLLPIFIPLRRLTGALAGKDLGLNAEPKIGLLLDAIEHYLHNQYGLDEPRQLLAAGLAQSAKVLFLFDGLDEVPLEANERSLDRASLLTLLRIFADWKPNARMLITCRSRAWTQEFSNITQWPMVDLAPFTGGQITHFINYWFPQLVANGVIGSDDAQRYSKELLQALHDPKRQKLRQMAENPLLLSMMIFVLAENGVLPRDRHSLYEQMLGQLLGQWDAKREGQNLGQAIGDERITSQELRNRVLDHICYQAHLQATSEDGRGRIPSRELKLELMEYFDLVKVADPYRAAERCIAYIDQRSGLLQPEDTGNVYAFAHLTLQEHSAGRHLLFHESIRQILALRRDDRWREPIFLGVGCLTSESLGASKISELLTALIDQYEYHSDHRKHLYAWYRDLVLAAELGADRDWGLLSGAGIDVRRIKRILREGLAQLLNDREHGQAALDYYQGTPIEPSPLLVRERQNAAELLAGLGDPRYPVSLEQWQQETHQLSQQFGREGNHYWRYVPAGSYKVGGWDEQETYTTVGLEPYWVGRFMVTVEQYQAFIQAGGYQNDDWWSKHGCEWNHRNQQIKPWAWDRQIQNKYLNQPVYGVSWYESVAYCSWLNQQLKPCLPQFYQVCLASEAEWDVAVFYNDQANRQTYPWGNQSATPEYAVNNQSDTNRPLSVDLGLIGQSACGVADSTSDLWEWLTTPYSKNFECIQQILNDSLREMVLRGISYNDNSRTALGLNRVRSHPFGDIYHVRGFRCVIARR, from the coding sequence ATGTCTGATCACACCACTGGTTCAGTCAATGCTGATGGTTCAGAGTTTCATGGCCCAGTCGTCGGGGTCAATTTAGGCACGATTATCTATGGTCGCCAACCTGAGGAGTTGGAACGTCAGCGTTTGGTGCGCTACTTGGAGCAACTTGCCAATAGCCATCGTAAAATGCGGGTAGTTGGCCTGAGTGCCTCACGCCTCGAATCAGGGATTGAGCTTGCTTCGGTGTATGTTATGCTGGCTATGCAGGGGCACTATCGAGTCGTTCGCGAGTTAACGATTGATGAATTAGCCCGACAGCAACAAGGCACGTTTAAAATCCCTGAAGAATTGGGTGCAGATCGCTGTTTGCCAGATCAGGCAATTGTTACGGTCAACAACAATCGATCGGGTGAAGTAGCATTGTTTCGCGCTGAATTAGCTACCGAAACGGTCGCCCAGCATCAACACTTAGTTTTGTGTGGTGTGCCTGGTAGTGGCAAATCAACCTTTGCCAAACATTTGGTTTGGGCCTTAGCCCAGCGTGGTCTTGATCAGATTAATCAGCAAACCAGCTTGCTTGGCTGGGCTGATAACCTGTGTTTATTGCCGATCTTTATCCCGTTACGCCGATTGACGGGAGCCTTGGCTGGTAAAGATTTGGGCTTGAACGCCGAGCCAAAAATTGGCTTGCTACTCGATGCAATTGAGCACTATCTGCATAACCAATATGGCTTAGATGAGCCGCGTCAACTTTTAGCTGCTGGCTTGGCTCAATCAGCCAAAGTGCTATTTTTGTTTGATGGCTTGGATGAAGTTCCACTAGAAGCTAATGAGCGTAGCCTTGATCGAGCTTCTTTGCTGACATTGCTACGAATTTTTGCCGATTGGAAACCCAATGCGCGGATGCTGATTACCTGTCGCTCACGGGCTTGGACACAAGAGTTTAGTAATATCACTCAATGGCCGATGGTTGATTTAGCTCCTTTTACAGGCGGCCAGATTACCCACTTTATCAACTATTGGTTTCCTCAATTAGTTGCCAATGGGGTAATTGGCAGCGATGATGCCCAACGTTATAGCAAAGAATTATTGCAGGCTTTACACGACCCCAAGCGCCAAAAACTACGCCAGATGGCCGAAAATCCCTTGTTGTTAAGCATGATGATTTTTGTGTTGGCTGAAAATGGCGTATTGCCCCGCGACCGTCATAGCCTCTACGAACAAATGTTGGGCCAATTGCTGGGCCAATGGGATGCTAAACGTGAGGGTCAGAATTTAGGCCAAGCCATTGGCGACGAACGAATTACCAGCCAAGAACTACGCAATCGGGTACTCGATCATATTTGTTATCAAGCCCATTTGCAAGCCACCTCTGAAGATGGTCGTGGGCGGATTCCGAGTCGGGAGCTAAAACTTGAATTGATGGAATATTTCGATTTAGTAAAAGTTGCTGATCCTTATCGCGCTGCCGAGCGCTGTATTGCTTATATCGATCAGCGCAGTGGCTTGTTACAGCCTGAAGATACAGGCAATGTCTATGCCTTTGCCCACTTGACCTTGCAAGAACATAGCGCGGGCCGCCATTTGCTCTTTCATGAATCGATCAGGCAGATTTTGGCCTTACGGCGTGATGACCGTTGGCGTGAGCCGATTTTTTTGGGCGTTGGTTGCCTGACCAGCGAAAGTTTGGGTGCAAGTAAAATCAGCGAATTATTGACGGCCTTGATCGATCAGTATGAATACCATAGCGATCATCGTAAACATCTATATGCGTGGTATCGTGATTTGGTGCTTGCTGCTGAGTTGGGAGCCGACCGCGATTGGGGTTTGTTGAGTGGTGCAGGGATTGATGTTCGGCGGATTAAGCGCATCCTACGCGAGGGGCTAGCTCAATTGCTAAATGACCGTGAACATGGCCAAGCAGCACTCGATTATTACCAAGGCACGCCAATTGAACCATCACCATTGTTGGTTAGAGAACGCCAGAACGCCGCCGAACTCTTAGCTGGCTTGGGCGACCCACGCTACCCCGTGAGCTTGGAGCAATGGCAACAGGAGACCCATCAGCTATCACAGCAATTTGGCCGTGAAGGCAATCACTACTGGCGCTATGTGCCTGCAGGCAGTTATAAAGTCGGCGGCTGGGATGAACAGGAAACTTACACAACTGTTGGGCTTGAACCCTACTGGGTTGGGCGCTTTATGGTTACAGTCGAGCAATATCAAGCCTTTATACAAGCTGGTGGGTATCAAAACGATGATTGGTGGTCGAAGCATGGTTGCGAATGGAATCATAGAAATCAGCAGATAAAGCCATGGGCTTGGGATCGCCAAATCCAAAACAAATATCTGAATCAACCAGTCTATGGGGTGAGTTGGTATGAGTCAGTGGCCTATTGCAGTTGGCTTAATCAACAACTTAAGCCTTGTCTGCCACAGTTCTATCAAGTTTGCTTGGCCAGTGAAGCTGAATGGGATGTTGCTGTATTTTACAATGATCAAGCCAATCGCCAAACTTACCCATGGGGCAATCAATCAGCAACCCCTGAGTATGCAGTTAATAACCAGAGCGATACCAATCGACCACTATCTGTTGATTTAGGGCTGATAGGGCAATCCGCCTGTGGAGTTGCTGATAGTACTAGTGATTTGTGGGAATGGTTGACAACGCCTTACAGTAAGAATTTCGAGTGTATCCAACAAATACTGAACGATAGCCTAAGAGAAATGGTGCTAAGGGGTATTTCATACAATGACAATAGTAGAACCGCTTTAGGTTTGAATCGAGTTCGATCTCATCCCTTTGGTGATATATATCATGTTCGTGGCTTTCGATGTGTTATTGCGCGGCGTTGA
- a CDS encoding peptidylprolyl isomerase has translation MTIDVNKQYIATLKTQKGDIVIELNAKNAPRTVNNFVFLARDGFYDNVTFHRVIPGFMAQGGDPTGTGMGGPGYQFVNEYEDTTSNLLFDKAGVLAMANAGPNTNGSQFFITLAPALHLTPDAYTIFGQVTAGQDVVDQITPRDPNMGGAPGDAILTVTIEEK, from the coding sequence ATGACGATTGATGTTAACAAGCAATATATCGCGACCCTCAAAACTCAAAAAGGCGATATTGTGATTGAACTCAACGCCAAAAATGCTCCACGCACGGTCAATAACTTTGTGTTCTTGGCTCGCGATGGTTTCTACGATAATGTGACCTTCCACCGCGTGATTCCAGGCTTTATGGCTCAAGGTGGCGATCCGACTGGCACTGGGATGGGTGGCCCAGGCTATCAGTTTGTCAACGAATATGAAGATACCACCAGCAATTTGCTTTTCGATAAGGCTGGGGTTTTGGCGATGGCCAACGCTGGCCCTAATACCAATGGCTCACAATTCTTCATCACCTTGGCTCCAGCTTTGCACTTGACCCCTGATGCTTATACCATCTTCGGCCAAGTAACTGCTGGTCAAGATGTCGTTGATCAAATCACGCCTCGCGATCCAAATATGGGTGGCGCACCTGGCGATGCGATCTTGACGGTTACGATTGAAGAAAAATAG
- a CDS encoding carbonic anhydrase translates to MAPPVVLPDLQTLTVDAAAALAYLLAGNARFVANLPLEPHHDSLYRQQLTQGQHPFAMILGCVDSRVIPELLFDCGFGDLLVIRTAGHAIDEVTVGSIEFGADVLEIPLLVVLGHEHCGAVKATINMLDQHQTAPDRIAVLVDHLRPAVAEIDIHAPDRLDAAVRANVVHTVAELQQIPLLAQREQAGLLRIVGAYYSLVSGAVELLTTPLD, encoded by the coding sequence ATGGCTCCACCTGTTGTTTTGCCAGATCTGCAAACATTGACCGTTGATGCGGCGGCGGCGCTGGCTTATTTACTGGCCGGGAATGCTCGTTTCGTCGCCAACCTCCCACTCGAGCCTCACCACGATAGTTTATACCGCCAACAACTAACCCAAGGCCAACACCCATTTGCCATGATCCTCGGCTGCGTCGATTCACGGGTGATTCCCGAATTATTGTTTGATTGTGGTTTTGGCGATTTGTTAGTGATTCGCACGGCAGGCCATGCGATCGATGAAGTAACCGTTGGCAGCATCGAATTTGGCGCTGATGTGCTCGAAATTCCGTTGCTAGTGGTGCTTGGTCATGAGCATTGCGGCGCTGTCAAAGCGACGATTAACATGCTTGATCAGCATCAAACTGCGCCCGATCGCATTGCTGTTTTAGTTGATCATCTGCGTCCAGCGGTTGCTGAAATTGATATTCATGCTCCCGACCGCTTGGATGCAGCAGTTCGGGCGAATGTGGTGCATACTGTGGCTGAGTTGCAGCAGATACCATTGTTGGCTCAGCGTGAGCAAGCGGGCCTGTTGAGGATTGTAGGGGCATATTATAGTTTGGTGAGTGGCGCAGTCGAATTATTGACTACGCCACTTGATTAA
- a CDS encoding carbonic anhydrase: MDVRKLSRRQFLGVSGVATLGLLAGCGAEETIKPAATAEPTEFNADSALQLLKDGNARFVANLTVDPNQDPNRRTTTAKGQKPFATIVGCVDSRVGPEVVFDRGIGDLFVVRTAGQVIDDVAIGSIEFGTAELGIPLVMVLGHQKCGAVTATIESVESNTPAPDQIASIVEHIRPAVEAVKASGQEPSDLVDAVVRENTKLTVAALKAAPLLAQLESEGKVQIIGGYYHLDSGTVEFF, translated from the coding sequence ATGGATGTGCGCAAACTATCGCGACGACAATTTTTAGGTGTGTCGGGAGTTGCGACGTTAGGTTTATTGGCTGGCTGCGGTGCTGAAGAAACCATCAAGCCTGCGGCAACCGCTGAGCCAACTGAATTTAACGCCGATAGTGCTTTACAACTGCTCAAAGATGGCAATGCCCGTTTTGTGGCCAATCTTACGGTTGACCCCAACCAAGATCCCAATCGGCGTACAACGACGGCCAAAGGCCAAAAACCTTTTGCCACAATTGTTGGCTGTGTCGATTCGCGGGTTGGGCCAGAAGTGGTATTTGATCGCGGGATTGGCGATTTGTTTGTGGTGCGCACAGCTGGCCAAGTGATTGATGACGTGGCAATTGGTAGCATCGAATTTGGGACTGCTGAGTTGGGCATTCCCTTGGTGATGGTTTTGGGTCATCAAAAATGTGGTGCCGTAACCGCTACGATCGAATCGGTTGAAAGCAATACTCCTGCGCCCGATCAAATTGCCTCAATCGTTGAACATATTCGGCCTGCGGTTGAAGCCGTCAAAGCTTCTGGTCAAGAGCCAAGCGATTTAGTTGATGCAGTGGTGCGTGAAAATACCAAATTAACCGTGGCTGCCTTGAAAGCAGCGCCATTGTTGGCCCAACTTGAGTCTGAAGGCAAGGTCCAAATTATCGGCGGCTACTACCATTTAGATAGTGGCACTGTCGAATTTTTCTAG
- a CDS encoding alpha/beta hydrolase, whose product MPPIDVRGRSLMYDDGGDGEVVLCIHGFPFNRSMWDEARLALASRYRVLSPDLRGFGESSGSESWTLDDQANDLIELLDGLGIDRAAVLGLSMGGYIALNLARRYPERLWAMVLIDTKATSDNYDAKQNRLKTAETALREGAAPIAAQMLPKLLSPANAEDQRLIERLNGMMLTTNPKTIASAAHAMASRPDSTPYLSTMALPSLVIVGNDDQITTPNDAHAMVAALPHASLVTIPDAGHMSVLEQPEIAYGAIRVFLEQAQHG is encoded by the coding sequence ATGCCGCCGATTGACGTTCGTGGTCGTAGTTTGATGTACGATGATGGTGGTGATGGCGAGGTGGTGTTGTGTATTCATGGTTTTCCATTCAATCGTTCGATGTGGGATGAGGCTCGCTTGGCCTTGGCTAGCCGCTATCGGGTGCTTAGCCCCGATTTACGTGGCTTTGGCGAATCAAGTGGCAGTGAGAGTTGGACGCTCGATGATCAGGCCAACGATTTAATTGAATTATTGGATGGTCTAGGCATTGATCGGGCTGCGGTGCTTGGTTTATCGATGGGTGGCTATATTGCGCTGAATTTGGCGCGACGCTATCCTGAGCGTTTGTGGGCAATGGTGTTAATTGATACCAAAGCCACATCTGACAATTACGATGCTAAGCAAAATCGTTTGAAAACCGCTGAGACCGCTCTCCGCGAAGGGGCGGCCCCGATTGCCGCCCAAATGTTGCCCAAATTGCTCAGCCCCGCCAATGCTGAGGATCAGCGTTTGATCGAGAGGCTCAACGGCATGATGCTCACGACCAATCCTAAAACGATTGCCAGCGCAGCCCATGCCATGGCCAGTCGCCCTGATTCAACGCCCTATCTTTCGACGATGGCGCTGCCAAGCCTTGTGATCGTTGGCAACGACGACCAAATTACCACGCCTAACGATGCCCATGCCATGGTCGCAGCTTTGCCGCACGCCAGTTTGGTGACGATTCCTGATGCTGGGCATATGAGCGTTTTGGAGCAACCAGAAATTGCTTATGGTGCAATTCGGGTCTTTTTGGAGCAGGCTCAACATGGTTGA
- a CDS encoding thioredoxin family protein: protein MNWQLYMRPGCHLCDEAEHWLEALAQEFQAQLVCINILDDIAVYERYKYKIPVLQIAAQSWYYPFNETTIRNALNSIPNPDQGV from the coding sequence ATGAACTGGCAGCTTTATATGCGTCCCGGGTGTCACTTATGCGACGAAGCCGAGCATTGGCTTGAAGCGCTAGCGCAGGAGTTTCAAGCTCAGCTTGTGTGTATCAATATTCTTGATGATATAGCAGTGTATGAGCGTTATAAGTATAAGATACCTGTGCTGCAAATTGCAGCCCAATCTTGGTACTATCCGTTCAATGAGACTACCATCCGCAATGCACTCAACTCTATACCG